Proteins from one Sarcophilus harrisii chromosome 2, mSarHar1.11, whole genome shotgun sequence genomic window:
- the PRDX3 gene encoding thioredoxin-dependent peroxide reductase, mitochondrial isoform X2, whose amino-acid sequence MPMSATQSKLAFSTSSSTYVPAVTQHAPYFKGTAVVNGEFKEISLDDFKGKYLVLFFYPLDFTFVCPTEIIAFSDKANEFHDVNCELVAVSVDSHFSHLAWINTPRKSGGLGHMNIALLSDLNKQISRDYGVLLEGPGLALRGLFIIDPNGVIKHMSMNDLPVGRSVEETLRLVKAFQFVELHGEVCPANWTPDSPTIKPSPKASKEYFEKVNK is encoded by the exons ATGCCCATGAGTGCTACCCAGTCAAAATTAGCCTTCAGCACCA gttCTTCAACTTATGTGCCTGCTGTCACCCAGCATGCTCCATATTTTAAGGGTACAGCGGTTGTCAAtggagaattcaaagaaataagcCTTGATGACTTTAAAGGCAAATATTTGGTGCTTTTCTTCTATCCTCTTGATTT cACTTTTGTGTGTCCAACAGAAATTATTGCTTTTAGTGACAAAGCTAACGAATTTCATGATGTGAACTGTGAACTAGTTGCTGTTTCAGTGGACTCTCATTTTAGCCATCTTGCCTGGATAAATACaccaagaaag agtgGTGGTTTAGGCCACATGAATATTGCACTCCTATCAGatttaaacaaacaaatttcCCGGGACTATGGCGTTCTACTTGAAGGACCTGGCCTTGCATTAAG AGGTCTCTTCATAATTGACCCTAATGGAGTAATCAAGCATATGAGTATGAATGATCTCCCTGTGGGCCGAAGTGTGGAAGAAACTCTTCGTTTGGTGAAGGCATTCCAGTTTGTGGAATTGCATGGAGAGGTGTGTCCAGCAAATTGGACACCAGATTCGCCTACG ATCAAGCCATCTCCGAAAGCTTCCAAAGAGTACTTTgagaaagtgaataaataa
- the PRDX3 gene encoding thioredoxin-dependent peroxide reductase, mitochondrial isoform X1, with translation MAASLGRLLRASVARHVNSFPLGISGAIKPVATRSIFPANIMPMSATQSKLAFSTSSSTYVPAVTQHAPYFKGTAVVNGEFKEISLDDFKGKYLVLFFYPLDFTFVCPTEIIAFSDKANEFHDVNCELVAVSVDSHFSHLAWINTPRKSGGLGHMNIALLSDLNKQISRDYGVLLEGPGLALRGLFIIDPNGVIKHMSMNDLPVGRSVEETLRLVKAFQFVELHGEVCPANWTPDSPTIKPSPKASKEYFEKVNK, from the exons ATGGCGGCTTCCTTGGGAAGGTTACTTCGGGCTTCG GTTGCTCGGCATGTGAACTCTTTCCCCCTGGGAATTTCAGGAGCCATTAAACCTGTTGCTACTAGAAGCATATTCCCAGCCAACATAATGCCCATGAGTGCTACCCAGTCAAAATTAGCCTTCAGCACCA gttCTTCAACTTATGTGCCTGCTGTCACCCAGCATGCTCCATATTTTAAGGGTACAGCGGTTGTCAAtggagaattcaaagaaataagcCTTGATGACTTTAAAGGCAAATATTTGGTGCTTTTCTTCTATCCTCTTGATTT cACTTTTGTGTGTCCAACAGAAATTATTGCTTTTAGTGACAAAGCTAACGAATTTCATGATGTGAACTGTGAACTAGTTGCTGTTTCAGTGGACTCTCATTTTAGCCATCTTGCCTGGATAAATACaccaagaaag agtgGTGGTTTAGGCCACATGAATATTGCACTCCTATCAGatttaaacaaacaaatttcCCGGGACTATGGCGTTCTACTTGAAGGACCTGGCCTTGCATTAAG AGGTCTCTTCATAATTGACCCTAATGGAGTAATCAAGCATATGAGTATGAATGATCTCCCTGTGGGCCGAAGTGTGGAAGAAACTCTTCGTTTGGTGAAGGCATTCCAGTTTGTGGAATTGCATGGAGAGGTGTGTCCAGCAAATTGGACACCAGATTCGCCTACG ATCAAGCCATCTCCGAAAGCTTCCAAAGAGTACTTTgagaaagtgaataaataa